One genomic segment of Gymnogyps californianus isolate 813 chromosome 8, ASM1813914v2, whole genome shotgun sequence includes these proteins:
- the TMEM53 gene encoding transmembrane protein 53 isoform X2, translated as MGARELEAAVELAPGEAREKGHADGQPVVILLGWAGCQDKYLAKYSTIYSQKGCTIIRYTAPWRMIFFSETFGIRSLLTPARQLLELLFDYSIENRPVLFHVFSNGGVMLYRYIIEALHTHKSFKNIKVAGTIFDSAPGRRNLRGGLRALATVLVSTNVLLKYFLLLAFATTAVVLRILLYPLTRFIHESHYDALLKVPSRWPELYLYSQADAIIKASEVKHMVDARQQLGVSVKAVDFLDSAHVSHMRAYPTYYSNLCTTFLSDCVRGSPR; from the exons ATGGGGGCCCGCGAGCTGGAGGCGGCGGTGGAGCTGGCGCCGGGGGAGGCCCGCG AGAAAGGGCATGCAGATGGTCAGCCTGTGGTGATCCTTCTAGGTTGGGCAGGCTGCCAGGACAAATACCTGGCCAAATACAGCACAATCTACAGTCAGAAG GGGTGCACCATCATCCGCTACACGGCTCCATGGAGGATGATATTCTTCTCTGAGACCTTTGGCATCAGAtccctcctcaccccagccAGGCAACTTCTGGAGCTGCTCTTTGACTACAGCATTGAAAACAGACCggttctttttcatgtttttagcAATGGTGGTGTCATGCTGTACCGTTACATCATTGAGGCGCTGCACACTCACAAGTCATTTAAGAACATCAAAGTAGCAGGCACCATTTTTGATAGTGCCCCTGGCAGAAGAAACTTGAGAGGAGGCCTTCGTGCCTTGGCAACTGTCTTGGTATCCACGAATGTGCTGCTCAAGTATTTCCTCTTATTGGCTTTTGCTACTACAGCTGTCGTGCTGCGGATCTTGCTGTACCCATTGACCCGCTTCATCCACGAGAGCCATTACGATGCCCTGCTGAAAGTGCCCTCGCGGTGGCCTGAGCTTTACCTCTATTCCCAAGCCGATGCCATCATCAAGGCCAGCGAAGTTAAGCACATGGTTGATGCCCGGCAGCAGCTCGGTGTCTCTGTGAAAGCTGTAGACTTCTTGGATTCGGCTCACGTCAGCCATATGCGGGCGTATCCCACCTATTACAGCAACCTCTGTACGACTTTCCTGTCTGACTGTGTCAGGGGCTCACCTCGTTAG
- the TMEM53 gene encoding transmembrane protein 53 isoform X1 — translation MGARELEAAVELAPGEARGSGTEKGHADGQPVVILLGWAGCQDKYLAKYSTIYSQKGCTIIRYTAPWRMIFFSETFGIRSLLTPARQLLELLFDYSIENRPVLFHVFSNGGVMLYRYIIEALHTHKSFKNIKVAGTIFDSAPGRRNLRGGLRALATVLVSTNVLLKYFLLLAFATTAVVLRILLYPLTRFIHESHYDALLKVPSRWPELYLYSQADAIIKASEVKHMVDARQQLGVSVKAVDFLDSAHVSHMRAYPTYYSNLCTTFLSDCVRGSPR, via the exons ATGGGGGCCCGCGAGCTGGAGGCGGCGGTGGAGCTGGCGCCGGGGGAGGCCCGCGGT AGCGGTACAGAGAAAGGGCATGCAGATGGTCAGCCTGTGGTGATCCTTCTAGGTTGGGCAGGCTGCCAGGACAAATACCTGGCCAAATACAGCACAATCTACAGTCAGAAG GGGTGCACCATCATCCGCTACACGGCTCCATGGAGGATGATATTCTTCTCTGAGACCTTTGGCATCAGAtccctcctcaccccagccAGGCAACTTCTGGAGCTGCTCTTTGACTACAGCATTGAAAACAGACCggttctttttcatgtttttagcAATGGTGGTGTCATGCTGTACCGTTACATCATTGAGGCGCTGCACACTCACAAGTCATTTAAGAACATCAAAGTAGCAGGCACCATTTTTGATAGTGCCCCTGGCAGAAGAAACTTGAGAGGAGGCCTTCGTGCCTTGGCAACTGTCTTGGTATCCACGAATGTGCTGCTCAAGTATTTCCTCTTATTGGCTTTTGCTACTACAGCTGTCGTGCTGCGGATCTTGCTGTACCCATTGACCCGCTTCATCCACGAGAGCCATTACGATGCCCTGCTGAAAGTGCCCTCGCGGTGGCCTGAGCTTTACCTCTATTCCCAAGCCGATGCCATCATCAAGGCCAGCGAAGTTAAGCACATGGTTGATGCCCGGCAGCAGCTCGGTGTCTCTGTGAAAGCTGTAGACTTCTTGGATTCGGCTCACGTCAGCCATATGCGGGCGTATCCCACCTATTACAGCAACCTCTGTACGACTTTCCTGTCTGACTGTGTCAGGGGCTCACCTCGTTAG